The proteins below are encoded in one region of Reichenbachiella sp. 5M10:
- a CDS encoding DUF4212 domain-containing protein has translation MKENEGHKRYWKTNLRYLTILLSIWFLVSFGFGILWVEELNAFRLGGFKLGFWFAQQGSIYVFVLLIFTYVWLMNRLDKTSNLDEN, from the coding sequence ATGAAAGAAAACGAAGGACATAAACGGTACTGGAAGACCAATCTCCGGTATCTAACCATATTGCTCAGTATATGGTTTTTGGTTTCATTTGGTTTTGGCATCCTCTGGGTAGAGGAACTCAATGCGTTTCGCTTGGGAGGCTTCAAGCTTGGATTTTGGTTTGCGCAGCAGGGATCAATCTACGTGTTTGTTCTCTTGATCTTCACCTACGTGTGGTTGATGAATCGCCTAGACAAAACCTCTAACCTCGACGAAAACTAG